The window GATCGCCTTCGCCATCAGTCCGCCGAGCGCATCCACTTCTTTTACCAGATGTCCCTTCCCAATACCGCCAATCGCCGGGTTGCAGCTCATCTGCCCCAGCGTATCGATATTGTGTGTCAAAAGCAGGGTTTGTTGACCCATACGCGCTGCGGCCATCGCGGCCTCAGTGCCTGCATGACCCCCGCCAATGATGATGACGTCAAAAGGATCCGGATAAAACATGGTTATTGCCTCGCATAACGCGGTATGAAAATGGATTGAAGCCCGGGCGGTGGATTCTACTCAACTTTAGTCGATGGAGAAAGACCCGGGATCCTGGGTATTAAAAAGAAGATCTTTTTATTTAGAGATCTGTTCTATTGTGATCTCTTATTAGGATCGCGACAGGGTGTGGATAAGCCGGATCCTGCTAATAAGATCAATACATTGGTAAGGATCATTAGCTGTGAATGATCGGTGATCCTGCTCCGTATAAGCTGGGATCAGAATGCGGGGTTATGCACAACTCAAAAACTGAACAACGGTTATTCTTTGGATAACTACCGGTTGATCCAAGCTTCTTACCAGAGTTATCCACACTCGATCGCACGATCTTTACACTTATTTGAGTAAATTAATCCACGATCCCAGCCAGGCTTCCGCCGGATCTTCCGGAATATCGTGTTCAAGGATGTTGATCTTAAGCGTTTCGCCGATCTGTTTCGCGCCTGCACGCTTCAGTTCCGCTTCTATCTTTTCGATCGCGCCGCAGAAGGTGTCATATTCACGGCTGCCGATGCCAATCGCACCAAACCGGACCTGTGACAGATCGGGCTTCTGCGCCTGAAGCTCTTCATAGAAAGGAAGCAGATTGTCCGGTATGTCCCCCGCGCCGTGGGTGGAACTGATCACCAGCCAGATCCCGGAGGGAGATAGCTCTTCTGACAGCGGACCGTGCAGGGTTTCGGTTGAAAAACCGGCCTCTTCCAGCTTCTCAGCCAGATGTTCCGCCACGTATTCCGCACCGCCGAGGGTGCTGCCGCTGATAAGAGTAATATCTGCCATTGATCGCTCGCTCATATAAAGAGGCGGCTATTGTACGCTGTGAGCGAGCTGGGATCTACCTGTGGAAAAATGTGGGATTAAAAAAGCCGACTATGGCTTGATGGTACGCATAATCGGGTTCTGCAGGACGATCAATGTCTCGGTGGACTGAATTTCATCAATTGTTTGGATCTTGTTGATAAGTACGTGCTGGAGCGCGTCGATCGACTTACACATTACCTTTATAAAGATGCTGTAGTGGCCGGTGGTGTAATAGGCCTCGGTCACTTCAGCAAGACTTTCCAGCCTGGCCAGCGCGGAAGGGTAATCTTTGGCGCTTTTCAGGATGATGCCGATAAAGCAGCCAACGTCATAGCCCAGCTGCTTGGGGCTGACATCGATGCGGGCGCCGGTGATGATCCCCGCCTGCTTCATCTTTTCTACCCGCACGTGAATCGTCCCGGGGCTGACGCCAAACTGTTTCGCCAGTTCGGCATAGGCGGTGCGGGCATTTTCCATTAAGGCGTCGAGAATGCCGCGGTCCAGATTGTCGATCTGATAATTTTCCATAGGTTTTTCTTATGAAGATTAATGATTCACACTATTTTAGCGGTAAATTTTAGAGAATTAAAACTGATGCAGGCTTTTTATTTGTTGAATATTGAATTGTGCCCGCATTTTGTTGCTTAATCATAGGCAACAGGACGCAGGAGTAATTACAATGAAAACCGCTTATATCGCCAAACAACGTCAAATTAGCTTCGTGAAATCGCACTTCTCTCGTCAGCTTGAGGAGCGTCTGGGTCTGATTGAAGTTCAGGCGCCGATTCTGAGCCGGGTAGGCGATGGCACGCAGGATAACTTGTCTGGCTGTGAAAAAGCGGTGCAGGTAAAAGTGAAAGCGCTGCCTGACGCCCAGTTCGAAGTGGTGCATTCACTGGCGAAGTGGAAACGTCAGACTCTGGGTCAGCATGACTTCAGCGCGGGTGAAGGGCTGTACACGCACATGAAAGCCCTGCGTCCGGATGAAGACCGGCTTTCTCCATTACACTCGGTCTACGTTGACCAGTGGGACTGGGAGCGCGTGATGGGCGACGGCGAACGTCATTTTTCCACCCTGAAAAGCACGGTAGAGGCTATCTGGGCGGGAATTAAGGCGACTGAAGCCGCGGTCAGCAAAGAGTTTGGTCTGGCGCCGTTCCTGCCGGATGAGATCCACTTTGTTCACAGTCAGGATCTGTTGACGCGTTTTCCGCATCTGGATGCTAAAGGCCGCGAGCGCGCCATTGCGAAAGAGCTGGGCGCGGTATTCCTGATTGGTATCGGCGGTAAGCTCAGCGACGGACACCGTCATGACGTTCGCGCCCCGGATTATGATGACTGGAGCTCCGCCTCTGAACTGGGCTATGCCGGGCTGAACGGCGATATTCTGGTGTGGAACCCGGTACTGGAAGACGCTTTCGAGATCTCCTCAATGGGTATCCGCGTTGATGCTGAGGCGCTGAAACGTCAGCTTCAGCTCACCGGTGATGAAGACCGTCTGAGCCTGGAATGGCACCAGGCGCTGCTGCGCGGTGAAATGCCGCAGACCATCGGCGGCGGTATCGGCCAGTCCCGCCTGACCATGCTGCTGCTGCAACTGCCGCACATCGGACAGGTGCAGTGCGGCGTGTGGCCTGCGCAGGTGCGTGAAAACGTTCCGTCTCTGCTGTAATTTTCTTATCGCCGCCAGCGTCGCAGCAGGCGGCTTCGCATCCCGGTATCAAAGCGCCAGATATGATCGAAAATGCGCATGATGCCGGGTTTGCCGTGTGCCGACATCGCTACCGCATGAAAACGGTGCTGATGGGCGCGCTGTAGCTCGCTGACCTTACTGACCACATCGTCGGGCAAACGCTGGGCGATAAAATCTGAAATAACCACCGCATCGGCATCAAACCACTCCCGTCCCTGCATCCGTTCGATAATGGCGCGAAAACAGCTGGCGATATCCGTACCGCCGCGAAAACGCTGACTTAAAAAGCGAATCGCCTGCTCAAGACCTTCCGGTCCGGTAAGCTCGTAGCGCACCACCTCGCTGGAAAACAGCATAATAAAGCAGCGACGGTTATCGGCGAGGGCGATGCGCATCAACGCCAGGCAAAAAGCCTTTGCGCACTGTTCGTTGAAGCCGCCCATCGAACCGGAGGTGTCCACGCAGACGATAAACGGTCCGCGCGGCTGTTCGTCGAAATCCTGATGCGTCACCGGACGTTCGGTGACTTTTTCACGCCACGCTTCGCCGTGCAGACGGTAAGTGAGCAGCTGTTTTTCCACCAGTCGGCGATAGAATTCATATTCCAGCTCGCTAATGCCGAGGGTCGCCAG is drawn from Citrobacter rodentium NBRC 105723 = DSM 16636 and contains these coding sequences:
- the mioC gene encoding FMN-binding protein MioC, which encodes MADITLISGSTLGGAEYVAEHLAEKLEEAGFSTETLHGPLSEELSPSGIWLVISSTHGAGDIPDNLLPFYEELQAQKPDLSQVRFGAIGIGSREYDTFCGAIEKIEAELKRAGAKQIGETLKINILEHDIPEDPAEAWLGSWINLLK
- the asnA gene encoding aspartate--ammonia ligase, with translation MKTAYIAKQRQISFVKSHFSRQLEERLGLIEVQAPILSRVGDGTQDNLSGCEKAVQVKVKALPDAQFEVVHSLAKWKRQTLGQHDFSAGEGLYTHMKALRPDEDRLSPLHSVYVDQWDWERVMGDGERHFSTLKSTVEAIWAGIKATEAAVSKEFGLAPFLPDEIHFVHSQDLLTRFPHLDAKGRERAIAKELGAVFLIGIGGKLSDGHRHDVRAPDYDDWSSASELGYAGLNGDILVWNPVLEDAFEISSMGIRVDAEALKRQLQLTGDEDRLSLEWHQALLRGEMPQTIGGGIGQSRLTMLLLQLPHIGQVQCGVWPAQVRENVPSLL
- the asnC gene encoding transcriptional regulator AsnC encodes the protein MENYQIDNLDRGILDALMENARTAYAELAKQFGVSPGTIHVRVEKMKQAGIITGARIDVSPKQLGYDVGCFIGIILKSAKDYPSALARLESLAEVTEAYYTTGHYSIFIKVMCKSIDALQHVLINKIQTIDEIQSTETLIVLQNPIMRTIKP